TGGCATGAAGCCGCACGACATCAAGATCGACATGCCAGTGAAGGTTGTCTTCGAGGAGATCACCGAGGACATCACGCTTCCCAAGTTTGCGCCAGCTTAAGAAGAGAGTCCTGAGCACTAACCGGGAATCGTGTTCAACCCACGAACCTTCGCTGGACATAGCGGTGGCAGCGAATAGACTGTCCGGCTGGGAGGAATGCACATGAGCGCAGGGTCTGCGGCGGAACGGGTCATGGACGGCACCGCGTGGGAGGAGTTTTGCGAGACGCTGAAAAGCGCGGGGACGGTGGTTCTGCGCGACCGCTCACCCAAGGGGGCCTTGGACCGGGCGGAGGGTTACCGTTACCTGAGCCGGCTGGCCCGCTTGGCGCTCGAAAAGTTCGTCGAGCACGCCGATCCGGCCGCCCCTTGTTTCTACCGCCTCAGCCACGAAACGGGGAAGATCGGCTGCGACAACCCGGACAGCTATTACCAGAACGCCGAGATCAGCGGCCGGTACGAGTACCGGCTATGGGGCAATCGGGGAACCGTCTCGTACCTCGGCTTCGGCGCCTACTACGGCCACTACGGATCGAAAGCGCGTTCCGGTTGCAGTGGCTATCTCGACGTCGGAGATCTGCAGACTGCGCCAGACGACAGCTTCGAGATCATTCTCAGTTGCCGCAAGCATCCGGGCAACTGGCTACGGATGGAGCCTGACTCTTCCATGCTCATCGTTCGCCAGAACTTCCTCGACACGGCACACGAACGGCTCGCCGAGGTCCACATCGAGCGCCTCGGCGCCGCTGAACCACCGGCACCGCTGACACCGGAACATCTTGGTAACGGGCTCGCCAACGCGGCCCGCTTCGTCGTCGGCACGGCCGCCCTGTTCGCCGACTGGGCCGAAGGCTTCATGCAGCGCCCGAACGAGATGCTCCCGCTCGATCCAGCGCGAACCGGCGGCGCGCATGGCGATCCCAACATCTTCTACTACATGGGCTACTGGAAGCTGGGGCCGGATGAGGCGCTGATCATCGAGGCCGATCCACCACAGTGCGAGTACTGGAACTTCCAGCTCAACAACTACTGGATGGAATCGCTCGACTACCGCTACCACCACATCCACTACAACAAGCACACCGCGACCTATCGTCCCGACGGTTCCTTCCAGCTGGTCATCGCCCACAACGATCCGGGTATGCCGAACTGGGTGGAAACCGCCGGGCACACCGCCGGCACCATGGGCCTGCGCTGGATCAAGGCGGCCGATCACCCGCAGCCGCGCACGCGCGTGGTCAAGCTATCCGAGATCAAGCGCGGCTGAGGCGATCTACTTCCCCGCCGCAACCAAGGCACCGAATACGAACCGCGGCCCGCACAGCCGGCTCCACGGGAGTTGGTATGACTCTACACGTAGTGCTTCAACTGCGGCCAGATTTCCTTGAGCGGCCGTTTCAAACCCCGGCACACGTACACCGACCGATCGTTTTCGAACGGCATGCAGTAGCCGCACCGCACGGTACCGACCCGCTCGACCTTCTCGAAGAGCGATTCGAGGTCCTGTGACGGGCCACCGAGGACGATCACAACCTCCCCGGAATAGTCCCCGGGACCCCACAGCCAGTAGTTATTGTGGCCACTGATCGCCGGGGGAAGGTGCCGTGCCTTTCCCAGAACATCGATGGCGCCAGCTTCGCCGTAATTGCCAACGTAGATGGCCGCTTTCCGACGTTCCTCGACCGGCAAGCTCTCATAGGCTCTCGCCACCGCCTCAACGACATCTTCCCAGCCGAACATATCGGCGAAGTACTGCGGCAGCTCTCCCAACTTCGCGGTCTCCGAGGTGGCACCCTTGGCGCTTTCTCCAAGGTGGAGGAAGCGCGCATAGCGGACCAAAGTGTCCGCCGGTAGGACAGGGAGTGCCAACGGCGCGGTGATGATCCCGCCGATCGCCAGCGCAGAAATACACGCGGGTCTTAGCCAGCCCCTATCCGAGCGTTGCGTAAGTCTCTCGAAAACGATGGCGCCCGCGGCGAGCAGAAGTGGATAGATCGGCGCGAGGTAGTACGCCTTGGTCCTCTGCAGAATACACACGGCAAGAACGACCACGTAGATCCACCCGCAGAGTCGGTAGCGTTGCCCGTGTCGCGAAAAGAGGTAATACCAAATGCCCGCGAGCCATAGCGGCAATGTCAGCGGCTGCAGCATGAGGATTTGCTGCACCAGCAATTCGACCGGGGACATCGGCGCAATCTTGTACGTCTGCGCGTTATGCATGAACTCGAGCGTCGGCCAGCCGAGTCCGGCTTCCCATAAGATGTTCGGAAGAAAGAGGAGTGCCGCCGTGACCGCCCCGAGCCACAGCCACCCATCTCGGAGGTATTTCCGCTGCGGCGTGAGCAGCAGGGCCACGAGAACTCCACAGCCGAAGAGCAGCATCGAGTGTTTGTTCTCGAGTCCCAACCCGGCAACAACTCCGAACGCGAGCCACAGCCTGGAGTTCCCGGTGTTCACAATCCGGACGAGGAGGTACGCGGCCATCATCCAGAACAGCGGCTCCAAGACGTTCATCGAGAAGAAATTGCCCACCGCCAGGTAGAACGGCGCAACCACGACGGCGAGCGCGGCGAGGCCTTGGGCAAAGCGCCCGCCACCGAGCGCCCGCGTTATCGCGGCGGTCAAGAGAACGAGCAACGCTCCGGCCACCGCCGGCAGGAAGCGGATGGCGGACAGCGAATCCCCGAGGAGCCAGCGCTCGACGGCCAACATCAGGATGGAAAGCGGTGGGTGGTCGACGTAACCGAAGTCGAGATGTGCGCTGCAGGCGATGTAGTAGAACTCGTCTCTGAAGTAACCGTACTGGGTATTCGTGAGCAGGTGAAGCATGAGGGGGACCGCGGCCAGGCCCATGGCAAGCACCGTGTCCCGCACTCCGTTGCTCACTCTTGAAGCGTCAGCCATTCCCGTGGGCACCTCCCCTGCCGCTTGAATTAGCACATCTCTGGAGTACGGTGCGTACGGCATGATCGTCGAGGTTCGTTCCGTTTCAAAGCGCTTTGGAGATCGGCTGGCCGTCGACGATGCCAGCCTCGATGTTCCGCCCGGTCTCTGCTTCGGCCTGCTCGGCCCGAATGGAGCGGGAAAAACCACGACGCTGCGGATGATCTACGGCGTGACGCACCCGAGCAGCGGGAGCATTCGTGTCTTCGGCATCGACGTTGCCCGCGAACCGCGCCGTGCGCGGGCGCGTCTGGGTGTGACCTTGCAGCAGAACGTCCTCATCGAAGCCCTCTCGCCCAAAGAGAACCTCCGGGT
This genomic stretch from Candidatus Binatia bacterium harbors:
- a CDS encoding DUF1214 domain-containing protein translates to MSAGSAAERVMDGTAWEEFCETLKSAGTVVLRDRSPKGALDRAEGYRYLSRLARLALEKFVEHADPAAPCFYRLSHETGKIGCDNPDSYYQNAEISGRYEYRLWGNRGTVSYLGFGAYYGHYGSKARSGCSGYLDVGDLQTAPDDSFEIILSCRKHPGNWLRMEPDSSMLIVRQNFLDTAHERLAEVHIERLGAAEPPAPLTPEHLGNGLANAARFVVGTAALFADWAEGFMQRPNEMLPLDPARTGGAHGDPNIFYYMGYWKLGPDEALIIEADPPQCEYWNFQLNNYWMESLDYRYHHIHYNKHTATYRPDGSFQLVIAHNDPGMPNWVETAGHTAGTMGLRWIKAADHPQPRTRVVKLSEIKRG
- a CDS encoding glycosyltransferase family 39 protein, with the protein product MADASRVSNGVRDTVLAMGLAAVPLMLHLLTNTQYGYFRDEFYYIACSAHLDFGYVDHPPLSILMLAVERWLLGDSLSAIRFLPAVAGALLVLLTAAITRALGGGRFAQGLAALAVVVAPFYLAVGNFFSMNVLEPLFWMMAAYLLVRIVNTGNSRLWLAFGVVAGLGLENKHSMLLFGCGVLVALLLTPQRKYLRDGWLWLGAVTAALLFLPNILWEAGLGWPTLEFMHNAQTYKIAPMSPVELLVQQILMLQPLTLPLWLAGIWYYLFSRHGQRYRLCGWIYVVVLAVCILQRTKAYYLAPIYPLLLAAGAIVFERLTQRSDRGWLRPACISALAIGGIITAPLALPVLPADTLVRYARFLHLGESAKGATSETAKLGELPQYFADMFGWEDVVEAVARAYESLPVEERRKAAIYVGNYGEAGAIDVLGKARHLPPAISGHNNYWLWGPGDYSGEVVIVLGGPSQDLESLFEKVERVGTVRCGYCMPFENDRSVYVCRGLKRPLKEIWPQLKHYV